Proteins encoded by one window of Polyangiaceae bacterium:
- a CDS encoding NAD(P)/FAD-dependent oxidoreductase has translation MERRYDVIIVGARCAGASLAAFLSRGGMKVLMVDKARMPSDQVLSTNTLHRTGVSVLDELGLGTALRQLCPAMTSMRYDWFGAILDLDITERAEYCPRRYSLDGLLQEAALKSGAELWDRTKVSGLMTERGRTAGVYLTRADGTSGSVRADLVVGADGRKSRVAQWVGSEELLGYDAPRGMYWSYWPAPRSWGHSHRFPAGMYLYRRGEHISVAFHAQDDQLLIGTLPLNSEIDAFRQRPLDSLRERAAQVPAFEETVQQEPCEAVRGYLAQRYFVRRPVGPGWLLLGDAGVHKDFVSGDGISEALLQARSAAQALLSNTPRDIALERWWRQRDVDALPLFFHSQDVAQPGKPGELDRLVLNKVAEDAELKRRFAGTMIRESNPYEMLRPTTAAGWVLRAALRGKPGILSEFLSRGKRVAAVKRELALREALLRRATSEAWAPTTAQSTEAQETTPAQQTPAEQNPATA, from the coding sequence ATGGAACGACGCTATGACGTGATCATCGTTGGGGCCCGTTGTGCCGGTGCGAGTCTCGCCGCATTCCTCTCGCGCGGAGGCATGAAGGTGCTGATGGTCGACAAGGCGCGTATGCCGAGCGACCAAGTCTTGAGCACGAACACCTTGCACAGGACTGGTGTTTCCGTGCTGGATGAGCTGGGACTCGGGACGGCGCTGAGGCAGCTCTGCCCGGCGATGACCAGCATGCGCTATGACTGGTTTGGGGCGATCCTCGATCTGGATATCACGGAGCGCGCAGAGTACTGCCCGCGCCGCTACTCCCTGGATGGGCTGCTGCAAGAGGCGGCGCTGAAGAGCGGCGCAGAACTCTGGGACAGAACCAAGGTGAGCGGCTTGATGACCGAGAGGGGGCGAACCGCTGGGGTGTACCTGACCCGAGCAGACGGCACGTCAGGCAGCGTACGCGCAGACCTGGTGGTTGGCGCGGATGGGCGCAAGAGCCGCGTGGCGCAGTGGGTGGGGAGCGAGGAGCTGCTCGGCTACGACGCCCCGCGCGGCATGTACTGGAGCTACTGGCCCGCGCCTCGAAGCTGGGGGCACAGCCACCGTTTCCCCGCGGGAATGTATCTCTATCGCAGGGGTGAACACATCTCGGTGGCGTTCCACGCCCAGGACGATCAGCTGCTGATCGGCACGCTCCCGCTCAACTCCGAGATCGATGCCTTCAGACAACGACCACTGGACAGCCTGAGAGAACGCGCGGCACAGGTACCGGCCTTCGAAGAGACCGTGCAGCAGGAGCCTTGCGAAGCCGTGCGCGGCTATCTAGCGCAACGCTATTTCGTGCGCCGTCCAGTGGGTCCCGGTTGGCTCTTGCTGGGAGACGCAGGCGTGCACAAGGATTTCGTCTCCGGCGATGGGATCAGTGAGGCATTGCTCCAGGCCCGCTCAGCCGCGCAGGCGCTCCTGAGCAACACCCCGCGGGACATCGCCTTGGAGCGCTGGTGGCGCCAGCGAGACGTTGATGCCCTCCCGTTGTTCTTCCACAGTCAAGACGTCGCCCAACCAGGCAAGCCGGGCGAACTCGATCGCCTGGTGCTGAACAAGGTCGCTGAGGACGCGGAGCTCAAGCGGCGCTTCGCCGGCACGATGATTCGCGAGTCCAATCCCTACGAAATGCTCAGACCGACGACGGCGGCAGGTTGGGTGCTGAGGGCCGCGCTGCGAGGCAAGCCAGGGATCCTCTCCGAGTTTTTATCACGTGGAAAACGCGTCGCCGCGGTGAAGCGTGAACTCGCGCTGCGCGAAGCGCTGCTTCGTCGCGCTACCAGCGAGGCGTGGGCACCGACCACAGCGCAGTCGACTGAAGCGCAGGAGACAACACCAGCGCAGCAAACCCCCGCAGAGCAGAATCCAGCAACAGCGTGA
- a CDS encoding response regulator transcription factor — protein sequence MGALSAGLITELAFAASDWSSVETQVLTLFEQHIGGDTLFFADERGPSDATRGVLVDYLAEVRPLWPSFSLELYPMAMAAQQRGGVLVDSDVFGTTMRAMAHYQQVMAPVRGRTTLIGALTHRGQLLQKVAIGRCWGSRDFRDADVSALREVIGALSLARAAFMAPPPQNRGQQPPEQRHEFGLTAREQEVVSYLRLGYTNRDIAQALGTSVKTVRNQLSVAYSKLGVANRAEAVGLLSAKFS from the coding sequence ATGGGGGCGCTGAGCGCTGGGCTGATCACGGAACTCGCGTTCGCCGCTAGCGACTGGAGCAGCGTCGAGACTCAAGTGCTCACGCTCTTCGAGCAGCACATCGGCGGGGATACGTTGTTCTTCGCTGACGAGCGGGGACCGAGCGACGCGACTCGCGGCGTGCTCGTCGACTACCTGGCTGAGGTTCGGCCACTGTGGCCGTCGTTCAGCTTGGAGCTTTACCCCATGGCAATGGCGGCGCAGCAACGTGGCGGCGTGCTGGTGGACTCCGACGTCTTCGGCACGACGATGCGTGCGATGGCGCACTACCAACAGGTGATGGCGCCGGTGCGCGGCCGCACGACGCTGATCGGCGCGCTCACCCATCGCGGGCAATTGCTGCAAAAAGTGGCGATCGGTCGCTGTTGGGGCTCGCGGGACTTTCGGGATGCTGACGTCAGTGCGTTGCGCGAGGTGATCGGCGCACTCAGCTTGGCTCGGGCGGCATTCATGGCTCCTCCCCCCCAAAATCGAGGGCAGCAACCGCCAGAGCAGCGCCATGAGTTTGGGCTGACAGCGAGAGAGCAAGAGGTGGTCAGCTACCTGAGGCTTGGCTACACGAATCGCGACATCGCTCAGGCGCTGGGGACCAGTGTCAAAACCGTACGGAATCAGCTGAGCGTGGCATACAGCAAGCTAGGTGTTGCGAATCGCGCTGAGGCCGTGGGGCTCTTGTCAGCCAAATTCAGCTAG
- a CDS encoding pyridoxal phosphate-dependent aminotransferase, with amino-acid sequence MLPTIDYLEYAIRHFGKTPFDLASSGAPPVQASELGYEAADDPEARQRFLWAIAGRYQVPVEALVPALGASGALFAVCQGLLKPGDCVAVEEPGYEPLWRIPEALGARVVRFPRGEDVGAMLDHLGVEPRLVIVSNPHNPTAAVLSDEQLVAFANGLEGRYLLVDEVYRELAMPVSTAFGKAPNLITVSSTTKCLGVPWARAGWIAAPGELVSAFRRSELFSVGNAPPGCFAWGAAAVEQATWLLERVTKLQRGKRALVDTWTASQQGWLTAHPGFEQSLFVWLERRDGANLMPWLETLRDEAGITISPGQFFGAPQGMRLSFTLVEDALVEALGLLGERAPSASAG; translated from the coding sequence GTGCTGCCCACCATCGACTACCTCGAGTACGCCATTCGGCACTTCGGTAAGACCCCTTTCGATCTCGCGAGTAGCGGCGCCCCACCCGTGCAGGCGAGTGAGCTCGGATACGAGGCCGCGGACGACCCCGAGGCACGTCAACGCTTCCTTTGGGCAATCGCGGGTCGCTATCAGGTGCCGGTCGAAGCGCTGGTGCCTGCCTTGGGGGCTTCTGGTGCGTTGTTCGCGGTCTGCCAGGGCTTGCTCAAACCCGGCGACTGCGTCGCAGTTGAAGAGCCGGGCTACGAACCGTTGTGGCGTATACCTGAGGCGCTTGGCGCGCGCGTCGTAAGGTTTCCGCGAGGAGAAGATGTGGGCGCGATGTTGGACCACCTGGGGGTCGAGCCCCGCTTGGTCATCGTGAGTAACCCCCACAATCCAACGGCGGCAGTGCTCAGCGACGAGCAGCTCGTGGCCTTCGCAAACGGCCTCGAGGGGCGCTACTTGTTGGTGGACGAGGTCTATCGTGAGCTCGCCATGCCCGTGAGCACGGCGTTTGGTAAGGCGCCGAACCTGATCACGGTGAGCAGCACCACCAAGTGCCTGGGCGTGCCCTGGGCGCGCGCAGGGTGGATCGCCGCGCCAGGGGAGCTGGTCTCAGCTTTCAGGCGCAGCGAGCTGTTCAGCGTTGGCAACGCCCCACCTGGTTGCTTTGCTTGGGGCGCCGCAGCGGTTGAACAGGCGACCTGGCTCTTGGAGCGCGTCACCAAGCTCCAACGGGGGAAACGCGCGCTGGTCGATACTTGGACTGCAAGTCAGCAGGGGTGGCTGACGGCGCATCCCGGCTTCGAGCAGTCGCTGTTCGTCTGGCTAGAGAGGCGAGACGGGGCAAACCTGATGCCGTGGCTCGAAACGCTGCGAGACGAGGCTGGGATCACAATTTCCCCGGGGCAATTTTTCGGTGCGCCTCAAGGCATGCGCCTGAGCTTCACATTGGTTGAAGATGCCCTGGTTGAAGCGCTCGGCCTGCTCGGGGAACGAGCCCCGAGCGCTTCTGCAGGCTAG
- a CDS encoding SUMF1/EgtB/PvdO family nonheme iron enzyme, with amino-acid sequence MSPELKVPLSVGTVLISIGIGGLVVWAAIREREASLRCTPGLVAKGPRCCGEGQRLLGDTCMDAPTDCPGNMQRISRAVRVGCVVPVERVEIAGGRLELGPSDWEAQGVVDARVIEVPAFAIDAYEVTAQRWNGCVARGGCKGKLDEEPGRPVTDLTPTQAGDLCRADGGRLPSSDEWLFAAAGVQARKFPWGNTGLVCRRAVFGRVTGPCGTNARGPELSGTMPDGATPDGVFDLSGNVAEWTREADGSYVARGGSYRSRGAAELKSWSLERLEDTGSPEGFRAPHIGFRCVYP; translated from the coding sequence ATGAGCCCCGAGCTCAAAGTACCCCTCAGCGTTGGAACCGTCCTGATCAGTATCGGGATCGGTGGCCTCGTCGTGTGGGCGGCGATCCGCGAGCGCGAAGCTTCCTTGCGTTGCACGCCAGGATTGGTCGCCAAAGGCCCGCGTTGCTGTGGGGAAGGTCAGCGCCTCCTCGGGGATACGTGCATGGACGCCCCAACGGATTGTCCTGGGAACATGCAACGCATCTCGCGGGCGGTGCGCGTCGGGTGTGTGGTGCCGGTTGAGCGCGTAGAGATCGCGGGCGGCAGGCTCGAGCTCGGTCCCAGTGACTGGGAAGCCCAGGGTGTCGTCGACGCTCGGGTGATCGAGGTGCCTGCCTTTGCGATCGACGCGTACGAGGTGACCGCCCAGCGCTGGAACGGCTGTGTGGCTCGCGGTGGCTGCAAGGGCAAGCTCGACGAGGAACCCGGGCGCCCAGTGACGGATCTCACACCGACTCAGGCGGGTGACCTTTGTCGAGCCGATGGTGGCAGGCTACCGAGCAGCGACGAGTGGTTGTTTGCTGCTGCAGGCGTTCAGGCAAGAAAGTTTCCCTGGGGCAACACTGGGCTGGTGTGTCGACGGGCGGTTTTTGGCAGGGTGACGGGGCCGTGCGGCACGAATGCGCGTGGACCAGAGCTGAGCGGGACGATGCCAGACGGTGCTACCCCTGACGGCGTGTTCGACCTCTCTGGCAACGTCGCGGAGTGGACTCGTGAGGCGGACGGCTCCTACGTCGCCCGCGGCGGGTCGTACCGCTCTCGGGGTGCGGCTGAGCTCAAGAGCTGGTCCCTCGAGCGCCTGGAGGATACGGGCTCACCGGAGGGTTTCCGAGCTCCCCACATTGGCTTTCGGTGTGTGTATCCCTGA
- a CDS encoding VWA domain-containing protein, which yields MTRLGLGAAIAVALVVQGCGGSDSGGLGFGGSAGAAGAAGAAGAAGNAGNGGSAASGGSAGSAGSGGNAGTAGVAGTGGSGPTNCSNSLDCVNASGNRNICDPVTQLCVQCVAPEDCPENNDCLLNQCVPFTPCVNSLDCPNGQVCDPASSRCVQCVETADCSEGELCAGGKCRPGCDSDNDCTPLGLLCDRAAGYCVECTKNADCAEDHYCSLGECLADVCSAGYERCQGGGITTCSDTGDSWLPVVDCPGSTTCVQAGAMATCDAWVCEPGVTACDSAGEKLEECAADGLSVAKSTDCTATGQVCADDQCKSLVCVPNQYSCSGNEYRHCNADGLDYTVEQLCTTTQYCDVATGCEDQLCTPNQPTCEGDRATTCNATGSGTNPGGTNCAATGKVCSGGSCVTCSPTTTDAEPLPLDMYLMLDATGSMSGGTCTATSGGSGRWCAQIKGVYDFANTSNNAGIGVALNFWGLSSACTAVGAPAVPYGVLPTNLTPILNALNTTTPNGSSNTEAAIRGVIDYTAANTHTGRNMVAVLFSDAFTPNTCELSNTVLAGLVKTHYEATQIPIYWGGIDPFDAQDITDVETVLADSGVSPHSNFCSTLDTPPCIEYDASGATPARFEGILNEVARVERLCEYKYPNGVSPARLSLTYQASGVSSTNVVKLPSKAQCGSAPAYYLDDATSPTSITLCPEFCTNVRQATSPKVQTVAACN from the coding sequence GTGACACGTCTAGGCTTGGGGGCAGCGATCGCGGTCGCGTTGGTGGTGCAAGGTTGTGGGGGCTCCGATTCCGGGGGGTTGGGCTTTGGCGGGAGCGCTGGGGCTGCTGGGGCGGCAGGCGCCGCGGGGGCGGCCGGGAACGCTGGCAACGGCGGTAGCGCGGCTAGCGGCGGCAGTGCAGGCAGCGCTGGTTCGGGAGGCAATGCGGGGACGGCTGGTGTCGCTGGCACCGGTGGCAGCGGCCCGACCAACTGCAGCAACAGCCTCGACTGCGTGAATGCCTCCGGGAACCGCAACATCTGCGACCCAGTCACTCAGCTCTGTGTGCAGTGTGTGGCGCCAGAAGACTGCCCGGAAAACAACGACTGCCTGCTGAACCAGTGCGTGCCGTTCACCCCTTGCGTGAACTCCCTCGACTGTCCCAACGGTCAAGTCTGTGATCCGGCCTCGAGCCGTTGCGTGCAGTGCGTCGAGACCGCCGACTGTAGCGAGGGGGAACTGTGTGCAGGCGGTAAGTGCAGGCCCGGCTGCGACTCCGACAACGATTGCACGCCCCTCGGTCTGTTGTGTGATCGCGCTGCGGGCTACTGCGTGGAGTGCACCAAGAACGCTGACTGCGCAGAGGACCACTACTGCTCGCTTGGGGAGTGCCTGGCCGACGTGTGCTCAGCCGGTTACGAGCGATGCCAGGGCGGCGGCATCACGACCTGCTCGGACACCGGCGACAGCTGGTTGCCAGTGGTCGACTGCCCCGGCAGCACCACCTGTGTTCAGGCGGGTGCGATGGCGACCTGCGATGCTTGGGTGTGTGAGCCCGGGGTCACCGCATGCGATTCCGCGGGGGAAAAGCTGGAAGAGTGCGCTGCTGACGGCTTGTCAGTCGCGAAATCGACCGACTGCACGGCGACGGGCCAAGTGTGCGCGGACGATCAATGCAAGTCGCTGGTCTGCGTCCCGAATCAGTACTCTTGTTCCGGCAACGAGTATCGTCACTGTAACGCGGACGGCCTGGACTACACCGTCGAGCAACTGTGCACGACCACCCAGTACTGCGATGTGGCGACGGGTTGCGAAGATCAGCTGTGCACGCCGAACCAACCGACCTGCGAAGGCGACCGTGCCACTACCTGCAACGCGACGGGCTCAGGAACGAATCCGGGAGGAACCAACTGCGCCGCCACTGGCAAGGTCTGCTCTGGTGGCTCGTGCGTGACCTGTTCACCGACGACCACTGACGCTGAGCCCCTGCCTCTCGACATGTACCTGATGCTGGATGCGACCGGCAGCATGAGTGGGGGCACCTGCACTGCGACGTCCGGCGGTAGCGGCCGCTGGTGCGCGCAGATCAAGGGTGTCTACGACTTCGCGAACACCAGCAACAACGCCGGGATTGGCGTCGCGCTCAACTTCTGGGGTCTATCGAGCGCGTGCACTGCGGTTGGGGCACCGGCGGTACCTTATGGTGTGTTGCCGACCAACCTGACTCCCATCCTGAACGCGCTGAATACCACGACCCCGAACGGCTCCTCCAACACCGAGGCGGCGATTCGCGGTGTGATCGACTACACGGCGGCGAACACGCACACGGGGCGCAACATGGTTGCCGTGTTGTTCAGTGACGCGTTCACTCCCAACACCTGTGAACTCAGTAACACGGTGCTCGCGGGCTTGGTGAAGACGCACTACGAGGCTACGCAGATCCCCATCTACTGGGGCGGCATCGATCCATTCGATGCCCAGGACATCACCGACGTGGAGACCGTGTTGGCGGACAGCGGTGTGTCACCCCACAGCAACTTCTGCTCCACGTTGGATACGCCGCCGTGCATCGAGTACGACGCATCGGGAGCGACGCCAGCGCGCTTCGAAGGCATCTTGAACGAGGTCGCGAGGGTTGAGCGCTTGTGCGAGTACAAGTACCCGAACGGGGTGAGCCCAGCGCGGCTCTCGCTCACGTACCAAGCCTCTGGCGTCAGCTCGACCAACGTCGTCAAGCTGCCGTCCAAGGCGCAGTGCGGCAGCGCACCGGCGTACTACCTGGACGACGCCACCAGCCCGACGTCGATCACGCTGTGTCCTGAGTTCTGCACCAATGTGCGTCAGGCCACGAGCCCCAAGGTGCAGACGGTCGCTGCCTGCAACTAG
- a CDS encoding SDR family NAD(P)-dependent oxidoreductase, translated as MTRRVLITGANKGIGQATVAAALERDPECFVFLGSRSKERGEAAKAELSAERSGWAERIEVLGLDVADDASVAAAAEHVAQRYGRTPAPLSGIVNNAGIGLGSADLATILDVNTRGPKRVIDAFLPLLVEDGRIVNVSSASGPMFVSGCSEARQAEFTNPGATWQTVEALMKEALDVRAAGGDFAGAGLGEGNAYGLSKALLNLYTMSLAREYPRRTINACTPGYIATDLTLPHAKARGMDPAAMGMKTPKEGSRASIHLLFGEPGGSGWYFGSDAQRSPLDRYRSPGDPAYTGA; from the coding sequence ATGACGCGTCGAGTGCTGATAACGGGAGCGAACAAGGGCATCGGACAGGCCACCGTGGCCGCGGCCCTGGAACGTGACCCAGAGTGCTTCGTTTTCCTTGGTTCGCGCTCCAAGGAACGCGGAGAAGCTGCAAAAGCGGAACTCAGCGCCGAGCGGAGTGGCTGGGCAGAACGCATCGAAGTGTTGGGTTTGGATGTGGCGGACGACGCTTCCGTAGCCGCGGCTGCGGAGCATGTGGCGCAGCGCTACGGTCGGACTCCGGCTCCGCTCTCGGGGATCGTCAACAACGCAGGCATCGGACTTGGGAGCGCTGACCTCGCCACCATCCTCGACGTGAACACCCGAGGGCCCAAGCGAGTGATTGATGCGTTCTTGCCGCTGCTTGTGGAAGACGGACGCATAGTCAACGTCTCGTCCGCCTCGGGACCGATGTTCGTCTCGGGTTGCAGCGAAGCTCGGCAAGCGGAGTTCACCAATCCCGGCGCAACTTGGCAGACAGTGGAAGCGCTGATGAAAGAGGCACTGGACGTCAGGGCAGCGGGCGGCGACTTCGCGGGTGCGGGTTTGGGTGAGGGTAACGCCTACGGTCTCTCGAAGGCGCTCCTCAACCTCTACACGATGAGCCTCGCCCGGGAGTACCCACGGCGCACGATCAACGCGTGTACGCCAGGCTACATCGCAACGGACCTCACCCTCCCCCACGCCAAGGCGCGCGGCATGGATCCCGCAGCGATGGGCATGAAGACTCCGAAGGAAGGCTCCCGGGCTTCAATCCACCTGCTGTTCGGCGAGCCAGGCGGCAGCGGCTGGTACTTCGGGAGCGACGCTCAGCGCAGCCCCCTGGATCGCTATCGCTCCCCAGGGGACCCGGCGTACACCGGCGCCTGA
- a CDS encoding pyridoxal-phosphate dependent enzyme — MSMGYAIAFSDIEAARARIEGRVHRTPVLTSSTLDRLAKGHRGDECKLFFKCENLQRVGAFKIRGAMNAVLALSDEEARHGVVTHSSGNHAQALALAARERGIPCHVVMPITAPKSKRAAVAGYGARVYECEPTVSARAAGAMRVCSETGAHFVAPFDSPYVMAGQGTAAWELLEQISDLDAIITPVGGGGLLSGCSVAAKHVSPGIRMFGAEPSGADDTARSKAAGKRLANERVNTIADGLLTNVGELTWPVIDELVEAVFTVTDDQIVDAMRTVWERMKLIIEPSAAVPVAVVLSEQFRALGLRRVGVVLSGGNVDLTKLPFK, encoded by the coding sequence ATGAGTATGGGCTACGCCATCGCATTCTCCGATATCGAGGCAGCACGGGCACGCATCGAGGGCCGCGTGCATCGCACGCCGGTGCTCACTTCAAGCACTCTCGATCGCCTCGCAAAGGGACACCGCGGAGACGAGTGCAAGCTCTTCTTCAAGTGCGAGAACCTGCAACGGGTCGGTGCCTTCAAAATCCGCGGGGCAATGAATGCGGTGCTCGCTTTGAGCGACGAAGAGGCGCGCCACGGCGTCGTCACCCACTCGAGCGGCAATCACGCTCAAGCATTGGCCTTGGCCGCGAGGGAACGCGGCATTCCTTGTCATGTGGTGATGCCCATCACCGCACCCAAGAGCAAGCGTGCCGCTGTGGCGGGCTATGGCGCGCGAGTCTATGAGTGCGAGCCCACGGTAAGCGCGCGCGCTGCGGGAGCCATGCGCGTCTGCTCCGAGACCGGCGCGCACTTCGTGGCGCCGTTCGACTCCCCATACGTGATGGCCGGCCAAGGCACCGCCGCCTGGGAGCTCCTCGAGCAGATATCGGATCTCGACGCGATCATCACTCCGGTGGGTGGTGGAGGCCTCTTGAGTGGCTGCAGCGTCGCGGCGAAGCATGTATCCCCAGGGATCCGTATGTTCGGCGCGGAGCCGAGCGGCGCTGACGACACCGCGCGCAGCAAGGCAGCTGGCAAACGACTCGCCAACGAACGCGTGAACACCATCGCCGATGGGCTGCTGACCAATGTAGGGGAGCTCACCTGGCCGGTCATCGACGAACTGGTCGAAGCGGTGTTTACCGTCACGGACGATCAAATAGTGGATGCCATGCGGACGGTTTGGGAGCGCATGAAGCTGATCATCGAACCCAGTGCTGCCGTCCCCGTGGCGGTCGTGTTGAGCGAGCAGTTTCGGGCGCTTGGGCTCCGCCGGGTGGGTGTCGTGCTGTCTGGCGGCAACGTGGACCTGACCAAGCTTCCCTTCAAGTAA
- a CDS encoding PaaI family thioesterase — protein sequence MSAEQPCLADLVNRAREQSDFAGLVAAIPYANFLGVRMELRDGELIGVLGFSEHLVGNPAVPALHGGTIGALLESTSIFQVLWQADTLVLPKTINLTIDYLRSAKPEDTFCHGVITKHGRRVVNVRAIAYQSDREKPVASANAHFLVEPRE from the coding sequence ATGAGCGCCGAACAGCCTTGCCTCGCGGATCTGGTGAACCGCGCGCGGGAGCAGTCCGATTTCGCCGGACTAGTCGCCGCCATTCCCTACGCGAATTTTTTGGGGGTGAGGATGGAGCTGCGTGACGGCGAATTGATCGGCGTCTTAGGCTTTTCTGAGCACCTCGTGGGTAACCCCGCTGTGCCGGCCCTCCACGGAGGCACCATCGGCGCGCTCTTGGAGTCGACGTCGATCTTTCAGGTGCTCTGGCAAGCGGACACCCTGGTGCTGCCGAAGACCATCAACCTCACCATCGACTACCTGCGCTCCGCAAAGCCAGAAGACACCTTCTGCCATGGGGTGATCACCAAACACGGCCGGCGTGTCGTCAATGTGCGCGCCATCGCCTACCAATCGGATCGTGAAAAGCCGGTCGCCTCGGCGAACGCGCACTTTCTCGTCGAACCTCGCGAATGA
- a CDS encoding PaaI family thioesterase, with protein sequence MADRPSEDEALERFRQVFDQWIPHNKALQLEFMGHAPGIAMIRLPYAKHLVGNPESGVLHGGAITSLMDATCGASVFIKRRKPGRIATLDLRIDYLKPATPELDVIARAECYKVTRSVAFVRGIAHHGNEDDPIAHAAGAFMLFDEHFGPKKGKQS encoded by the coding sequence ATGGCCGATCGCCCCTCCGAAGACGAAGCCCTGGAGCGCTTTCGTCAGGTCTTCGATCAGTGGATCCCCCACAACAAGGCCCTGCAGCTGGAGTTCATGGGACACGCGCCGGGCATCGCCATGATTCGCTTGCCCTACGCCAAGCACCTCGTGGGCAATCCTGAGAGCGGCGTGCTGCACGGCGGCGCGATCACCAGCCTGATGGACGCCACCTGTGGCGCGTCGGTGTTCATCAAGCGGCGCAAGCCTGGCCGCATCGCCACCCTCGACTTACGCATCGATTACCTGAAGCCAGCCACGCCGGAGCTCGACGTGATCGCTCGCGCTGAGTGCTACAAGGTCACGCGTAGTGTCGCCTTCGTGCGCGGCATCGCTCATCACGGAAACGAAGACGACCCCATCGCTCATGCAGCGGGCGCCTTCATGCTGTTCGACGAACACTTTGGACCCAAGAAGGGCAAGCAATCATGA
- a CDS encoding periplasmic heavy metal sensor, with translation MRYVKTLATALVLSLAAAPALAAVTPGAPVGQAAKPAAKKGKGGGKAKRFERAGISKEKMEKIKAVIQKNKAKHKAIREEMKKNRQALKKLLDADSNDQAAYKKALQGIDAAQKKQQALRESEKKEIAKILTPKEMAKLLGARRGMRGGKGGRRGGGGPRGNGDFDG, from the coding sequence ATGCGTTACGTGAAGACTCTCGCCACCGCTCTCGTGCTGTCCCTCGCCGCGGCTCCCGCCTTGGCCGCCGTGACCCCGGGAGCACCCGTTGGCCAAGCGGCGAAGCCAGCCGCCAAGAAGGGTAAAGGTGGCGGAAAGGCCAAGCGCTTCGAGCGCGCCGGCATTTCCAAAGAGAAAATGGAGAAGATCAAGGCCGTGATTCAGAAGAACAAGGCCAAGCACAAGGCGATCCGCGAAGAGATGAAGAAGAATCGCCAGGCGCTCAAGAAGCTCCTCGATGCTGACAGCAACGATCAGGCCGCCTATAAGAAGGCGCTCCAAGGCATCGACGCCGCGCAGAAGAAGCAGCAGGCACTGCGTGAGAGTGAGAAGAAAGAGATCGCGAAGATCCTTACCCCAAAGGAAATGGCGAAGCTCCTGGGCGCCCGGCGCGGGATGCGTGGCGGTAAAGGCGGTCGACGCGGTGGTGGCGGTCCTCGCGGTAACGGCGACTTCGACGGCTGA